Proteins co-encoded in one Natronorubrum daqingense genomic window:
- a CDS encoding DNA topoisomerase VI subunit B yields MTSFQSTLEDEGGIAEELAESQQAISIAEFFEKNKHMLGFDSGARGLVTAVKEAVDNALDAAEEAGILPDIYVEIEEAGDYYRLIVEDNGPGITKESLPKVFGKLLYGSRFHAREQSRGQQGIGISAAVLYSQLTSGKPAKITSRPQGASDAQYFELIVDTDSNEPEISIDETTSWDRPHGTRIELEMEGNMRARSQLHDYIKHTAVVNPHARLELREPQEHFKFERATDQLPEETEEIRPHPHGVELGTVMKMLSATDSQTASGFLQEEFTRVGKKTAESVIDEFRDRHFGREMRWRPPAGHESIDIEAAITEATANKGADATAAFAEQIATGVGDTDRIAHHELHEVVETAADTVADEHGTTFGDTVRENALEVVWNTLIDAREDDSAGEDAEDADDAQSRLVADLYELTDDATSTRKDDEVIHAFAERLAAKFEDEHAGDGDGRNVRHRLSRRDLRDHVDRAAELTEEYDDVTFGDTARENVTEAIWDLMVTVPDDPPLVREFNGDRDASSDLVEGMRSTDIMAPPTRCLAPITEDLISAGLEKEFDADFYSSATRDAEVHGGDPFIVEAGIAYGGDLEADGSVDVMRFANRVPLVYQRGACATTDVVKAIGWRNYGLDHPGGSGLPNGPAVIMVHVASTNVPFTSESKDAVANVPEMEDEIELAIREAARELKSYLNKRRSMEQRRKKQNVLGKILPEMATKVAEVTGRDEPDIDDAIARIMNNVLVERSVSENGTSQSVSVTIENNSNTSESLEITEIVTAEPTTIPDDASVVEMDGEWFLKWEPDVSSGEEATLEYEVADDASYDLDVKGVEAEKLTVSDQ; encoded by the coding sequence ATGACGTCGTTTCAGTCGACACTCGAGGACGAGGGGGGGATCGCGGAGGAGTTGGCCGAGAGCCAGCAGGCGATCTCGATCGCCGAGTTCTTCGAGAAGAACAAGCACATGCTCGGCTTCGACAGCGGCGCTCGAGGCCTCGTCACGGCCGTCAAAGAAGCCGTCGACAACGCCTTGGACGCCGCCGAAGAGGCGGGTATTCTCCCGGATATCTACGTCGAAATCGAGGAAGCGGGCGACTACTATCGATTGATCGTCGAAGACAACGGGCCCGGAATTACGAAGGAATCGCTCCCCAAAGTGTTCGGGAAGCTCCTCTACGGGTCTCGGTTCCACGCCCGCGAACAATCTCGCGGACAACAGGGGATCGGGATCTCTGCGGCCGTGCTCTACTCTCAACTCACCAGCGGGAAACCGGCGAAGATCACGAGTCGGCCACAGGGGGCGAGTGACGCCCAGTACTTCGAACTCATCGTCGACACCGACTCGAACGAACCGGAGATCAGCATCGACGAGACCACCTCCTGGGACCGCCCACACGGCACCCGGATCGAACTCGAGATGGAGGGGAACATGCGCGCCCGCAGCCAGCTTCACGACTACATCAAACACACCGCCGTCGTGAACCCCCACGCGCGTCTCGAACTGCGCGAGCCACAGGAGCACTTCAAGTTCGAGCGGGCGACGGACCAACTCCCCGAGGAAACGGAGGAGATTCGCCCGCACCCCCACGGGGTCGAACTCGGTACCGTGATGAAGATGCTGTCGGCGACCGACTCGCAGACGGCTTCCGGCTTCCTCCAAGAAGAGTTCACCCGCGTCGGCAAGAAGACCGCCGAGTCGGTCATCGACGAGTTCCGCGATCGGCACTTCGGCCGCGAGATGCGCTGGCGTCCGCCTGCCGGCCACGAATCGATCGATATCGAAGCGGCGATCACCGAGGCGACGGCGAACAAAGGTGCCGACGCGACGGCCGCCTTCGCCGAACAGATCGCAACCGGCGTCGGTGATACCGACCGAATCGCCCACCACGAACTACACGAGGTCGTCGAGACGGCCGCCGATACCGTCGCGGACGAACACGGAACGACGTTCGGTGACACCGTTCGCGAGAACGCCCTCGAGGTCGTCTGGAACACGCTGATCGACGCCCGCGAGGACGACTCCGCCGGCGAGGATGCCGAGGACGCCGACGACGCTCAGTCGCGACTCGTCGCGGACCTCTACGAACTCACCGACGACGCGACGAGCACCCGAAAAGACGACGAGGTGATTCACGCCTTCGCCGAACGCCTCGCCGCGAAATTCGAGGACGAACACGCGGGGGACGGCGACGGTCGTAACGTCCGACACCGCCTCTCCCGACGCGACCTTCGCGACCACGTCGATCGCGCTGCGGAACTCACCGAAGAGTACGACGACGTCACCTTCGGCGACACCGCACGCGAGAACGTGACCGAGGCCATCTGGGATCTCATGGTCACCGTTCCGGACGACCCGCCGCTCGTCCGCGAGTTCAACGGCGACCGCGACGCGAGCAGCGACCTCGTCGAGGGAATGCGCTCGACTGACATTATGGCTCCGCCGACTCGCTGTCTCGCCCCTATCACCGAGGATCTCATCTCTGCCGGCCTCGAGAAGGAGTTCGACGCCGACTTCTACTCCTCTGCGACTCGAGACGCCGAAGTTCACGGCGGTGACCCGTTCATCGTCGAAGCCGGGATCGCCTACGGCGGCGACCTCGAGGCCGACGGAAGCGTGGACGTCATGCGGTTTGCGAACCGCGTCCCGCTGGTCTACCAACGCGGTGCGTGTGCGACGACCGACGTCGTCAAAGCTATCGGGTGGCGAAATTACGGGCTCGATCACCCCGGGGGCTCCGGCCTGCCAAACGGCCCGGCCGTCATCATGGTCCACGTCGCCTCGACGAACGTTCCGTTCACGAGCGAGTCGAAAGACGCCGTCGCGAACGTTCCCGAGATGGAAGACGAGATCGAACTGGCGATTCGGGAGGCTGCACGCGAACTCAAGAGTTACCTCAACAAACGCCGCTCGATGGAACAACGCCGGAAGAAGCAGAACGTCCTCGGCAAGATTCTGCCTGAGATGGCGACGAAGGTCGCCGAGGTAACCGGACGCGACGAACCCGACATCGACGACGCCATCGCCCGAATCATGAACAACGTCCTCGTCGAGCGCTCGGTGAGCGAAAACGGGACCAGTCAATCCGTCTCCGTCACCATCGAGAACAACTCGAATACGAGCGAATCGCTCGAAATCACCGAAATTGTTACGGCCGAACCGACGACGATTCCCGACGACGCCAGCGTCGTCGAGATGGACGGCGAGTGGTTCCTCAAGTGGGAACCGGACGTCTCGAGTGGTGAGGAAGCCACACTCGAGTACGAAGTGGCCGACGACGCATCGTACGACCTCGACGTGAAGGGTGTCGAAGCGGAGAAACTGACGGTGAGTGACCAATGA
- a CDS encoding DNA topoisomerase IV subunit A, giving the protein MSADSDEQAREQLIDLAAQFYDQFELGEIPHMSVPTRTKNNIEYSEAEDVWVYGDRESTRSANSVRGARKLLKAVYTIEFLANQLDQDRSSTLRELYYLSESWDNKEAQFNDQDESNGLIEDLEIVSGVTREDFHMRPEESGATIMGPLHLREQTRRGEREIHCQKDVGEGGYQIPNNPDTIEFLDSEADFILAVETGGMRDRLVENGFDDEYNALIVHLKGQPARATRRIIKRLHDELGIPVTVFADGDPWSYRIYGSVAYGSIKSAHLSEYLATPEAEYIGIQPADIVEYELPTDPLSDSDINALESELEDPRFQTDYWEEQIELQLEIEKKSEQQSLAARGLDFVTETYLPERLDEMGVI; this is encoded by the coding sequence ATGAGCGCAGATTCCGACGAGCAAGCACGAGAACAGTTAATCGACCTCGCAGCACAGTTTTACGATCAGTTCGAACTGGGCGAAATTCCCCACATGTCCGTCCCGACGCGGACGAAGAACAACATCGAGTACAGCGAAGCGGAGGACGTCTGGGTGTACGGCGACCGCGAGTCGACCCGATCGGCGAACTCCGTTCGCGGGGCTCGAAAGCTGCTCAAGGCCGTCTACACTATCGAGTTCCTCGCGAACCAACTCGATCAAGATCGATCCTCCACCCTGCGTGAACTGTACTACCTCTCGGAGAGTTGGGACAACAAGGAAGCGCAGTTCAACGATCAAGACGAGTCCAACGGGCTGATCGAGGACCTCGAGATCGTTTCGGGGGTCACTCGTGAGGACTTTCACATGCGCCCGGAGGAATCCGGCGCGACGATCATGGGCCCCCTGCACCTTCGCGAGCAAACCCGTCGCGGCGAACGCGAAATCCACTGTCAGAAAGACGTCGGCGAAGGTGGGTATCAGATCCCGAACAATCCCGACACGATCGAGTTCCTCGACTCGGAGGCCGACTTCATTCTGGCGGTCGAGACCGGTGGTATGCGCGACCGCCTCGTCGAAAACGGCTTCGACGACGAGTACAACGCCCTCATCGTCCACCTCAAGGGACAACCCGCCCGTGCAACTCGTCGGATCATCAAGCGACTCCACGACGAACTCGGCATTCCTGTCACCGTCTTCGCCGACGGTGACCCCTGGTCGTATCGGATCTACGGCTCCGTCGCCTACGGGTCGATCAAATCGGCTCACCTCTCGGAATACCTCGCAACTCCGGAAGCCGAGTACATCGGCATCCAACCCGCCGACATCGTCGAGTACGAACTCCCGACCGACCCGCTCAGCGACTCCGACATCAACGCCCTCGAGAGCGAACTCGAGGACCCGCGCTTCCAGACTGACTACTGGGAAGAACAGATCGAACTCCAACTCGAGATCGAGAAGAAGTCCGAACAACAGTCGCTCGCTGCACGCGGGCTGGACTTCGTGACGGAAACGTACCTTCCCGAGCGACTCGACGAGATGGGCGTCATCTAA
- a CDS encoding MBL fold metallo-hydrolase: protein MTVRFGAVTVDWYGLATIRLEGRTGTVIYIDPGPEAYGTLEGHEPNDGDLVLVSHDHHYDSDSIRRVAHENAIVVVHESIDATELDRPVEQPEELPYEVERVRADESFILGPLDLFTTPAYNAPDGPHVDERGDPYHPEGRGCGFAVTVDGVTAFWPGDTDALESHETMDVDLFMPPVGGTFTMDRHDAAALAETLEPDLVLPVHYDTFEAIEVDADAFVVDVANRGVPVVLDDPDDH from the coding sequence ATGACCGTTAGATTTGGTGCGGTGACCGTCGACTGGTACGGTCTCGCCACGATCCGTCTCGAGGGGCGAACGGGGACCGTGATCTACATCGATCCCGGACCCGAGGCGTACGGAACGCTCGAGGGCCACGAACCGAACGATGGCGATCTCGTCCTCGTCAGTCACGACCACCACTACGATTCCGACTCGATCCGACGGGTGGCTCACGAAAACGCGATCGTCGTCGTCCACGAGTCGATCGACGCGACGGAACTCGATCGACCGGTCGAACAGCCCGAAGAGTTACCCTACGAGGTCGAACGCGTCCGCGCGGACGAGTCGTTCATCCTCGGCCCGCTCGATCTGTTCACGACGCCGGCGTACAACGCTCCCGACGGACCACACGTCGACGAACGCGGCGACCCGTATCACCCCGAAGGACGGGGGTGTGGATTCGCGGTTACCGTCGACGGCGTCACGGCGTTCTGGCCGGGTGACACCGACGCACTCGAGAGTCACGAGACGATGGACGTCGATCTCTTCATGCCGCCCGTTGGGGGGACGTTCACGATGGATCGCCACGACGCCGCAGCACTCGCAGAAACGCTCGAGCCGGATCTCGTCCTGCCGGTTCATTACGATACGTTCGAGGCGATCGAGGTCGACGCGGACGCGTTCGTCGTCGATGTCGCAAACCGTGGTGTCCCGGTCGTGCTTGACGATCCAGACGACCACTGA
- a CDS encoding fumarylacetoacetate hydrolase family protein, producing MKYVRFRDPAGAIRRGEYDDGHVHFANESYSLEDEAIDVLPPSESSKVVCIGRNYADHADEMGSDVPDRPLLFLKPPNTLASHGDTVTVPAGKERIDHEAELGVVIGEQCRHVPEADAMDVVEGFTCVNDVSNRDDQRQEQNWVRGKAFDGAAPIGPVLATPDEVPEDAAVRSRVNGELKQDGSRTQLIFSIPELIAEITTYMTLEPGDVIATGTPEGVGPLEDGDEVEIEVEGVGTLEHSVRVP from the coding sequence ATGAAATACGTCCGATTCCGCGATCCGGCCGGCGCAATCCGCCGCGGCGAGTACGACGACGGCCACGTTCACTTCGCAAACGAGAGTTATAGCCTCGAGGACGAGGCCATCGACGTCCTCCCACCGAGCGAGTCCTCGAAGGTCGTCTGTATCGGTCGGAACTACGCCGACCACGCGGACGAGATGGGCTCTGACGTTCCCGACCGGCCGCTGTTGTTCTTGAAGCCGCCGAACACGCTCGCGAGCCACGGGGATACCGTTACCGTCCCCGCCGGAAAGGAGCGTATCGATCACGAGGCCGAACTCGGCGTCGTCATCGGCGAACAGTGCCGTCACGTCCCCGAAGCGGACGCGATGGACGTCGTCGAGGGCTTCACCTGCGTCAACGACGTCTCGAACCGGGACGATCAACGCCAGGAACAAAACTGGGTCCGCGGGAAAGCGTTCGACGGCGCTGCGCCGATCGGACCGGTGCTGGCCACACCCGACGAAGTCCCCGAGGACGCGGCAGTCCGCTCGCGAGTCAACGGCGAACTCAAACAGGACGGATCGCGCACACAGCTGATCTTCTCCATTCCGGAACTCATCGCGGAGATTACGACGTACATGACCCTCGAGCCCGGAGACGTCATCGCAACGGGCACACCCGAAGGAGTTGGCCCGCTCGAGGACGGCGACGAGGTAGAAATCGAAGTCGAAGGCGTCGGGACGCTCGAGCACAGCGTTCGCGTCCCCTGA
- a CDS encoding type IV pilin, whose amino-acid sequence MGRFRLSTNERALSPVIGTVLMVGITVTLMAMVGAVVLQGTPAEANSEMEVVYQEDHDGDNTLLQVGVASGEGELDLVAGNEDVCDWDGPMNVETGDTVTMTCSESDLPVADSVSVIHDGGQSEVIDEIDIEGNAPEFLTSLSTETSIQNGQYTIEATGQVENNGNAAGEQDVVLEVVGEKSETETVILDEGQTGYLDTKWETPISQADDQTVQIQSEDDSETSNIAFGEFVITDVETPDETFEGEPTEIEAEIENTGEETDVQDIEFEIINEGGNGDETVDTHHNLELGAGESETVTFEWEPAEENNERTYSSVVSTEDNHQPGNPIHVDTVPVPEFDSVTAEATEDHNPGPNDPPSVVEFKHDIESEPADIDIEFAVDVNEDGNTETESVTETDETVVIELDVDGHDDDYPAEVTATVGETECTTTINENDGVVDVC is encoded by the coding sequence ATGGGACGCTTTCGCCTTTCTACGAATGAGCGGGCTCTTTCGCCGGTTATCGGGACGGTGCTTATGGTCGGTATTACAGTGACGCTGATGGCGATGGTTGGGGCCGTCGTCTTACAGGGGACACCGGCTGAAGCGAATTCGGAAATGGAAGTCGTTTACCAAGAAGACCACGACGGCGATAATACGCTGCTACAGGTTGGTGTGGCGTCAGGCGAGGGAGAACTTGACCTAGTCGCAGGTAATGAAGACGTTTGCGACTGGGACGGCCCGATGAACGTCGAAACAGGAGACACTGTTACTATGACGTGTTCTGAAAGCGATCTACCAGTAGCTGACTCCGTTTCCGTCATTCACGATGGTGGACAGTCAGAAGTTATCGACGAGATTGATATCGAAGGGAATGCACCGGAGTTCTTGACTAGTCTCAGTACAGAGACGAGTATTCAAAATGGCCAGTACACAATAGAAGCCACCGGACAAGTCGAGAACAACGGCAATGCAGCAGGGGAACAAGATGTTGTGCTTGAAGTCGTCGGCGAAAAATCAGAAACTGAGACCGTTATTCTTGACGAAGGGCAGACTGGATACCTAGACACAAAATGGGAAACTCCAATCAGCCAGGCAGACGACCAAACTGTCCAGATCCAGAGTGAAGACGACTCTGAAACCTCGAATATCGCGTTTGGTGAGTTCGTTATTACCGACGTTGAGACACCAGACGAAACCTTCGAAGGTGAACCGACAGAAATCGAAGCCGAAATCGAAAATACAGGTGAGGAAACCGACGTGCAAGACATCGAGTTCGAAATCATCAACGAAGGGGGTAATGGCGATGAAACCGTTGACACCCACCACAATCTCGAGCTTGGCGCAGGTGAATCCGAGACGGTGACGTTCGAGTGGGAACCAGCGGAGGAAAATAACGAACGAACGTATTCGTCAGTTGTTAGTACTGAGGACAATCACCAACCAGGTAATCCAATTCACGTTGATACAGTTCCGGTACCAGAGTTCGACAGCGTGACAGCAGAGGCCACTGAAGACCATAATCCGGGGCCCAACGATCCACCTAGTGTAGTGGAATTTAAGCACGATATCGAAAGTGAGCCCGCCGATATCGATATTGAGTTCGCTGTAGATGTTAATGAAGACGGTAATACGGAAACTGAGTCAGTAACGGAGACTGACGAAACAGTTGTAATCGAACTCGATGTCGACGGTCATGATGACGATTATCCAGCAGAAGTCACAGCGACCGTCGGTGAAACGGAGTGTACAACGACGATCAACGAAAACGACGGTGTCGTCGACGTTTGCTAA
- a CDS encoding DUF309 domain-containing protein, translated as MDDHTSDPSVAPPSGDSVPTGWNTSEGRWEHATLRRATVHGVRLFNAGAYHESHDCFELEWYNYGRGTAESAFCHGMVQVAAGAYKHVDFQNDDGMRSLFRTALQYLQHTPRDFYGVDVLDVRTVITNALEDPAQIDDWQIRLDGDEPTARAIDFEYVQELEE; from the coding sequence ATGGACGACCACACCAGTGACCCCTCGGTGGCTCCGCCGTCCGGGGATTCCGTTCCAACTGGCTGGAACACCTCCGAGGGACGCTGGGAGCACGCAACGCTTCGCCGGGCAACTGTACACGGCGTTCGACTGTTCAACGCCGGCGCGTACCACGAGAGTCACGATTGCTTCGAACTCGAGTGGTACAATTACGGCCGCGGAACGGCCGAAAGCGCGTTCTGTCACGGAATGGTCCAGGTTGCCGCCGGCGCGTACAAGCACGTTGACTTTCAAAACGACGACGGCATGCGCTCGCTCTTTCGAACGGCGTTGCAGTATCTCCAGCATACTCCGCGCGATTTCTACGGCGTTGACGTACTCGACGTTCGGACGGTGATCACGAACGCACTCGAGGACCCTGCACAAATCGACGACTGGCAGATCCGTCTCGACGGCGACGAACCGACCGCTCGAGCGATCGATTTCGAGTACGTTCAGGAACTCGAAGAGTGA
- a CDS encoding M14 family metallopeptidase — protein sequence MNVAQLGSGTPEIAVVAGVHGDEPCGVRAVRRLLEERPTVARPVKLIIVNEKALERQVRFVDEDLNRAFPGDPDAATHEGRLAAWLVEELDGCLTFSMHSTQSHAEPFAIVNEVTDRARELVPQLPVAAMVETSNFAEGRLFSEIDTIEVECGLQGSETAAQNADRLMRAFLTAVGALPGDTIHRELPVYRLTDVIRKERAETYEVFVDNFTEVKPGDPFAAADGNRQVAEEAFYPILMSSNGYRNVFGYAAEKLETVSSQSTAE from the coding sequence ATGAACGTTGCACAGCTCGGGTCGGGAACGCCTGAGATTGCTGTCGTTGCAGGTGTTCACGGAGACGAGCCATGTGGTGTTCGGGCCGTCAGACGATTGCTCGAGGAGCGCCCGACCGTTGCACGGCCGGTCAAGCTCATCATCGTGAACGAAAAGGCACTCGAGCGACAGGTCCGATTCGTCGATGAAGACCTGAATCGAGCGTTTCCGGGGGATCCAGACGCGGCGACCCACGAGGGTCGCCTCGCTGCTTGGCTGGTCGAAGAACTCGATGGCTGTCTGACCTTTTCGATGCACTCGACGCAGAGTCACGCCGAACCGTTCGCGATCGTCAACGAGGTGACCGACCGAGCGCGTGAACTCGTGCCGCAGTTGCCGGTTGCAGCGATGGTCGAGACGAGCAACTTTGCGGAGGGGCGGCTCTTCTCCGAAATCGATACGATCGAGGTCGAGTGTGGCCTGCAGGGGTCCGAAACGGCTGCTCAGAACGCGGACCGATTGATGCGGGCGTTTCTCACCGCCGTCGGTGCGCTCCCGGGCGACACGATCCATCGAGAGCTCCCAGTCTACCGATTGACGGACGTTATTCGGAAAGAGCGAGCCGAGACCTACGAAGTCTTCGTCGACAACTTCACGGAAGTGAAGCCGGGCGATCCATTCGCCGCTGCCGACGGTAACCGACAGGTCGCAGAGGAGGCGTTCTATCCGATTCTCATGTCCTCGAACGGCTATCGGAACGTGTTCGGATACGCAGCAGAGAAACTCGAGACCGTGTCGTCTCAGTCGACTGCCGAGTAA
- a CDS encoding YeeE/YedE family protein translates to MSATLTIGLLAELFPNGISHYALGGLLVGLGVAVIYLGTGIAAGASTFLESTLSYGSSLSQFQQYRASRDWRVVFTLGIVAGAAVYALTFQSGLVSSGLQSGATTGELRDVGGITIWLTDVQPWRLFLGGILIGIGTRVGKGCTSGHGVCGVGSASSASFVGVATFLLIAIGTAQLVQAVGVSP, encoded by the coding sequence ATGAGTGCAACACTCACTATCGGGTTGCTCGCGGAGCTGTTCCCGAACGGGATCAGCCACTACGCGCTCGGGGGGTTGTTAGTCGGACTCGGGGTTGCCGTCATTTACCTCGGAACGGGGATCGCTGCAGGAGCGAGTACGTTCTTGGAGTCGACGCTCTCCTACGGCTCGAGCCTCTCGCAATTTCAACAGTATCGCGCGTCGCGTGACTGGCGCGTCGTGTTCACGCTCGGTATCGTCGCCGGTGCGGCCGTCTACGCGTTGACGTTCCAGTCGGGTCTGGTTTCGAGTGGGTTGCAGTCGGGCGCAACGACTGGTGAACTTCGTGACGTCGGCGGGATTACGATCTGGTTGACCGACGTCCAGCCGTGGCGGCTGTTCCTCGGGGGCATTCTGATCGGAATCGGCACGCGCGTCGGGAAGGGCTGTACGTCGGGCCACGGTGTCTGTGGCGTCGGATCCGCCTCGAGTGCGTCGTTCGTCGGTGTCGCGACGTTTCTCCTGATTGCGATTGGAACGGCTCAATTGGTGCAGGCCGTGGGGGTGAGCCCGTAA
- a CDS encoding DUF6691 family protein: MSADHEQHPLFLPLVFAGGLIFGFGLGFSHMAQPEVVLNFLTFEDLGLLFVMFGAAVVTGLTFFGVKLFRSDAPLTGTVYGRRLKTLDTNVVLGGGIFGVGWGLSGICPGAAYASLGVGNIFILYGIAGMFVGAYIQGYWRSTSAGTDASTPTAE; the protein is encoded by the coding sequence ATGAGCGCCGACCACGAGCAACATCCGTTGTTCCTTCCGCTGGTGTTTGCTGGCGGTCTCATCTTCGGCTTCGGGCTCGGATTCAGTCACATGGCACAGCCGGAGGTCGTTCTGAACTTCCTCACGTTCGAGGACTTAGGGCTGCTGTTCGTCATGTTCGGTGCGGCTGTCGTAACGGGACTCACGTTCTTCGGCGTGAAGCTCTTCCGGAGTGATGCCCCGTTGACCGGCACCGTTTACGGACGTCGACTGAAGACGCTAGATACGAACGTCGTTCTCGGGGGCGGAATCTTCGGCGTCGGCTGGGGACTTTCCGGGATCTGTCCCGGAGCAGCCTACGCCAGTCTCGGCGTGGGTAACATCTTCATCCTCTATGGAATCGCGGGCATGTTCGTCGGTGCGTACATTCAGGGCTACTGGCGCTCGACGAGCGCCGGGACAGACGCGTCGACACCCACAGCGGAGTGA
- a CDS encoding glutaredoxin family protein, protein MEFPPNQGLDQDEVDEQVDDLLADNDVVLFMKGTELMPQCGYSRKALGLISQHREEFETVDVLDSLDEYRAALNRHSGWETIPQTFVDGEFVGGSDVLEELEERGELDETLETA, encoded by the coding sequence ATGGAGTTCCCACCGAACCAGGGCCTCGATCAGGACGAAGTCGACGAACAGGTAGATGACCTCCTCGCCGACAACGACGTCGTCCTCTTCATGAAGGGGACCGAACTCATGCCACAGTGTGGCTACTCGCGCAAAGCGCTCGGGCTCATCTCCCAACACCGGGAGGAGTTCGAAACGGTCGACGTCCTCGACTCACTCGACGAGTACCGCGCCGCACTCAACCGTCACAGTGGCTGGGAGACGATCCCTCAGACGTTCGTCGACGGCGAGTTCGTCGGTGGATCTGACGTTCTCGAAGAACTCGAGGAGCGCGGAGAATTAGACGAGACGCTCGAAACAGCGTAA
- a CDS encoding DUF7110 family protein yields MSTEESRHVYRLHSTLELPLEDLREHIDEATYPDGVADVEITRRNNTLILKAVAEDESVSKYTPTAQLKASVTENRVYEEDPEERRNSFRWDEEEEEEIESELVEFAAFKGDRETVLQNSLLQYQMFLVLCEIAEAAEKGTLTAISEHSGDLEATRIVEGEARPADIEVVEGPREHSSGQNGVNWRDNKFISD; encoded by the coding sequence ATGTCAACAGAGGAATCCAGACACGTATATCGGCTGCATTCGACGCTCGAATTGCCCCTCGAAGACCTACGCGAACACATCGACGAAGCCACATACCCAGATGGGGTCGCCGACGTGGAGATAACGCGGCGAAATAATACTCTCATTCTCAAAGCTGTCGCCGAGGATGAATCCGTCAGTAAGTATACGCCAACTGCGCAACTCAAAGCGAGTGTCACCGAAAACCGGGTGTACGAAGAGGATCCGGAGGAGCGCCGGAACTCGTTCCGCTGGGACGAGGAGGAAGAAGAGGAAATCGAATCCGAACTCGTCGAGTTCGCCGCGTTCAAAGGCGACCGCGAGACGGTCCTCCAGAACTCCTTGTTGCAGTACCAGATGTTCCTCGTGCTCTGTGAAATCGCGGAGGCGGCGGAGAAAGGGACGCTGACCGCGATTTCAGAACACAGCGGCGACCTCGAGGCGACGCGAATCGTCGAAGGTGAAGCGCGTCCCGCAGATATCGAGGTCGTCGAAGGGCCTCGAGAACACTCCTCCGGCCAAAACGGCGTCAACTGGCGAGACAACAAGTTCATCAGCGACTAG